Proteins from a genomic interval of Plasmodium reichenowi strain SY57 chromosome 11, whole genome shotgun sequence:
- a CDS encoding hypothetical protein (conserved Plasmodium protein, unknown function) — protein sequence MEKTRIESLFIYDEDIKKVDKSMTDEELQAAKVIYYYPHEINENIKVSHTSTMEGISSFINQFSKHHIDYIITKDNLMVMNKWYKGIYIVAIVKNIYKNNKIELLMCKLLHSVLNNFISIFTLLHGHIRNFLKYKKYNTTDNINKKHSLQTLLDDYVFTYISTINNENISIHNELESFHFFPVEKHTYVTVQNFISSLILGNKQIKNGGLFYEGYLIYSSLEMNDIKIIYNYLVSYSGVVNNLKLTQYPFRKIASTAAINSNGGLSSFARCNSLEEKNAYLMGIKKSSVFMPVVTLSGDKKYKLVVFIYKGILLMLLIKGSKIKDEDFDVLIDIQNKCTNENCNNIYNLNKLNEHLSNQFKKFTNQDDNVKFFYYNHSNNSVKYTFNNKKINNEELSLISYFHFCIEDSEHKYNHIRINKSYYSKNKETTNLSNELFNFQRNIQKNNMKDEKESNTFKRNNNTHITLTGDDKTVRGNHKNININNNDYDDHTSCNNGSNGCKENNSLVLNKNDDIQNVNLSYDTYKHKDEDIGIKNVNQICNNEQDKLINNNNNNNNISNDENINKKKQNEPYNHNKNCVNNNNNIQNDKREIIDEVDKNNYKFKNNNQKKSITEKNEYDTEKKEEKPKFKLIYNEQLKKKIFDDNTDDVKIEKIFFKEGNSPWLYAHKSLQRELFIFPEDIKTSLTKAQQEINQIVQNNFSNIYI from the exons ATGGAAAAAACAAGAATAGAGTCCCTTTTTATTTACGatgaagatataaaaaaagttgATAAATCCATGACGGATGAGGAATTACAA gCGGCGAAGgttatttattattatcccCACGAAATTAATGAGAATATAAAGGTTTCTCATACAAGTACTATGGAAGGaatatcatcatttataaATCAATTTAGTAAACATCATATAGATTATATTATAACCAAAGATAATTTAATGGTTATGAACAAATGGTACAAGGGCATTTATATTGTTGCgattgtaaaaaatatctacaaaaataataagataGAATTGTTAATGTGTAAATTGTTACATTCTGTtcttaataattttatatcaaTTTTTACTTTATTACATGGACACATTCGTAATTTCttaaaatacaaaaaatataacacaACAG ataatataaataaaaaacacTCCCTCCAAACCTTATTAGATGATTATgtttttacatatataagtactataaataatgaaaatataagtaTACACAATg AACTTGAGagttttcattttttccCTGTGGAAAAACATACATATGTAACTGTGCAG AACTTCATATCATCACTTATATTGGgaaataaacaaattaaaaatggAGGTTTGTTTTATGAGGGttatttgatatattcTAGTTTGGAAATGAACGAcatcaaaattatttacaaTTACCTTGTATCGTACAGTGGAGTT gtaaataatttaaagTTGACACAATATCCGTTTAGAAAAATAGCATCCACCGCAGCAATAAAT TCTAATGGAGGTTTGTCAAGCTTTGCAAGATGTAATTCGTTAGAGGAAAAAAACGCTTATCTTATGGGGATAAAAAA GTCATCCGTATTTATGCCTGTGGTAACCCTCAGCGGTGATAAGAAATACAAACTAGTggtttttatttataaaggaatattattaatgcTCCTAATAAAAGgaagtaaaataaaagacGAAGATTTTGATGTTCTTATAgatattcaaaataaatgtaCAAATGAgaattgtaataatatttataacttaaataaattaaatgaacATTTATCAAATCAATTTAAGAAATTTACAAATCAAGATGATAAtgtaaaatttttttattacaacCATTCGAATAATTCtgtaaaatatacatttaataataaaaaaataaataacgAGGAGCTGTCActtatttcttattttcatttttgtaTTGAAGACAGtgaacataaatataatcatatcagaataaataaaagttATTATTCAAAGAATAAAGAAACTACAAATTTATCTAATGAACTCTTTAATTTTCAGAGGAACATacaaaaaaacaatatgaaagatgaaaaagaatctaatacatttaaaaggaataataatacacaTATTACCCTTACCGGTGATGATAAAACAGTAAGGGgaaatcataaaaatataaatatcaaCAATAATGATTATGATGACCACACAAGTTGTAATAATGGTAGTAATGGATGCAAGgaaaataattctttagtattaaacaaaaatgaTGACATACAAAATGTTAATTTGTCATATGATACATACAAACATAAAGATGAAGATATaggaataaaaaatgtaaatcaaatatgtaataatgaacaggataaattaattaataataataataataataataatatatccaatgatgaaaatataaataaaaaaaaacaaaatgaaccatataatcataataaaaattgtgttaataataataataatattcaaaatGATAAAAGAGAAATAATAGATGAAGTCGATAAAAATAACTacaaatttaaaaataataaccaaaaaaaatctataacagaaaaaaatgaatatgatacagaaaaaaaagaagaaaaacCAAAATtcaaattaatatataatgaacaactcaaaaaaaaaatatttgatGATAATACTGATGATGTCAAAATTGAgaaaatattctttaaaGAAGGAAATTCACCATGGTTATATGCACACAAATCATTACAAAgagaattatttatttttcctgAGGATATAAAAACATCCTTAACAAAAGCTCAACAAGAAATAAATCAAATAgtacaaaataatttttcaaacatatatatataa
- a CDS encoding nucleic acid binding protein, putative has translation MQEEKTKKSSEREEIFKDTNHNEKCINMKREDYKTNNMYEDTDINNVSNNTFNEISGKEKNQNNIEYNENVTSHNKTLKLSNEKNNLSSKEKENILDNGSGEINDYNKMKDKDIPGKDKNGKKDIDNDNNNNNNNNDEIKSNNILESEIKDIQKNRTDKKKKKNEVNDTIPSTFEGENNINKLNTNKKDTIINNKDEDKKKHEPEEKNNDTFQNEQSVYVDEVIKEYPRIFATRLPFEASKKDLEKYFSKFGKIVDIYVSRNISNNKNKGFGFVSFEKQESMNKVLKEKLHIICGKEIVVDVASMRDDKYKHLFHMPSENYLLKTEKKDKRFMKNRNKTNFSQYPIYNNMNNIYDISKIGYHNMMYPNVNNFPSTNYQPLAYQDFNMKASFRNVYSPVLYNPYVKPFNPAYKNSTPVVANDYVYNLINYNIWNNIVPYNNNVYTSKKMSLPRYYYNRPYPNQSIAVKNNINRPQNLNKNEKNRTNYTSFTRKLPGGDEWNKRGYKLFVTKLNSATTIETLRNYFEKFGEIIDIYMPNDVYTNRPRGIAFVTFLDNESVKNILSDGHSKHIIDGKEVVLDLADPENKGKNK, from the exons ATGCaagaagaaaaaacaaagaaATCTTCAGAACGagaagaaatatttaaagaTACAAATcataatgaaaaatgtataaaCATGAAAAGGGAAGattataaaacaaataatatgtatgaagatacagatataaataatgtaagtaataatacgtttaatgaaatatcaggaaaagaaaagaatcAGAATAACATTGAgtataatgaaaatgttACGTCtcataataaaacattaaaattatcaaatgaaaagaataatttgtcatcaaaagaaaaagaaaatattttagaTAACGGTAGCGGGGAAAttaatgattataataaaatgaagGATAAAGACATTCCCggaaaagataaaaatggAAAGAAGGACAttgataatgataataataataataataataataatgatgaaattAAAA gTAATAACATATTAGAAAGCGAAATTAAAGACATTCAAAAAAATCGGAcagataaaaaaaaaaagaaaaatgaagTAAATGATACCATACCCTCAACTTTTGAAGGAgagaataatattaataaattaaatacaaataaaaaggataccattataaataacaaGGATGaggataaaaaaaaacatgaacccgaagaaaaaaataatgatacTTTTCAAAACGAGCAATCGGTTTACGTGGATGag GTAATTAAGGAATACCCACGAATATTTGCCACCAGATTACCATTCGAAGCAAGCAAAAAAGATTtggaaaaatatttttcgAAATTTGGAAAAATTGtagatatatatgtttcaagaaatatatcaaataacaaaaataaaggTTTCGGTTTTGTTTCCTTTGAAAAACAAGAATCGATGAACAAG GTTCTAAAAGAGAAGttacatataatttgtGGGAAAGAAATTGTAGTTGATGTTGCCTCCATGAGagatgataaatataaacatcTTTTTC aTATGCCATCtgaaaattatttattgaaaactgaaaaaaaggataaacgatttatgaaaaataggaataaaacaaattttTCTCAATACCctatttataataatatgaacaatatttatgatatatCAAAAATTGGATATCACAATATGATGTATCcaaatgtaaataatttcCCCTCGACTAATTATCAGCCACTAg CATATCAGGATTTCAATATGAAAGCTAGCTTTAGAAATGTTTACTCACCCGTTTTATATAATCCCTATGTAAAACCATTCAATCCAGCATATAAAAATAGCACACCCGTTGTAGCAAATgattatgtttataatttaataaactATAATATATGGAATAACATAGTACCttacaataataatgtatatacTTCCAAAAAGATGTCATTGCCAAGGTATTATTACAACAGACCATATCCCAATcaaa GCATAGCTGtcaaaaataatattaaccGTCCgcaaaatttaaataaaaatgaaaaaaacCGAACGAATTATACATCTT TTACTCGAAAACTTCCTGGAGGAGATGAATGGAACAAAAGGGGCTACAAATTATTCGTTACCAAATTGA atAGTGCAACTACTATTGAGACGCtaagaaattattttgaaaaatttGGAGAAattattgatatatatatgccAAATg aTGTATACACTAATCGTCCGAGAGGTATAGCTTTTGTAACCTTTTTGGATAATGAGAGcgtaaaaaatattttatcagATGGACATTCCAAACATATAATTGACGGAAAAGAA GTTGTACTTGATTTAGCAGATCCGGaaaataaaggaaaaaataaatga